A genomic stretch from Haloferax sp. Atlit-12N includes:
- a CDS encoding VIT1/CCC1 transporter family protein, with amino-acid sequence MLETLLGDDVESSGRYLPELIYGANDGIVTTFAVVAGVAGASLSPSIVIVLGFANLFADGFSMGMSNYLSERSEEDYHDARGDAHDRTDGKTPVRTAAATFAAFIVAGWAPLFPYVLRLEPLFPVSIAVTAAAFFAVGASRSLVTNRSWLANGVEMFVVGMAAATVAYVVGNLLAGVA; translated from the coding sequence ATGTTGGAGACGTTGCTCGGGGACGACGTGGAGTCGTCGGGCCGGTACCTCCCGGAACTCATCTACGGCGCGAACGACGGCATCGTCACGACGTTCGCCGTCGTCGCCGGCGTCGCGGGCGCGTCTTTGAGCCCGAGCATCGTCATCGTCCTCGGGTTCGCCAACCTGTTCGCCGACGGCTTCTCGATGGGCATGAGCAACTACCTCTCAGAGCGCTCGGAGGAGGACTACCACGACGCCCGCGGCGACGCCCACGACCGAACCGACGGGAAGACACCAGTCAGAACCGCCGCCGCGACGTTCGCCGCCTTCATCGTCGCGGGATGGGCACCGCTGTTCCCGTACGTGCTTCGGCTCGAACCGCTGTTTCCCGTCTCCATCGCCGTCACCGCCGCGGCGTTCTTCGCCGTCGGCGCGAGTCGGAGCCTCGTGACGAACCGCTCGTGGCTCGCCAACGGCGTCGAGATGTTCGTCGTCGGGATGGCGGCCGCGACGGTCGCCTACGTGGTTGGGAACCTCCTCGCCGGCGTCGCCTGA
- a CDS encoding ABC transporter ATP-binding protein → MAAIELNGVTKRFEDDEGLFDSLLPSSDADAVTAVDNLSFSVAEGEVFGFLGPNGAGKSTTINMLLDFVRPTSGSIRVLGHDAQAESVAVRRRTGVLPEGYDVYDRLTGREHVEFAIESKEADDDPDELLSRVGLDPDEADRRAGGYSKGMSQRLALAMALAGSPDLLVLDEPSSGLDPAGAREMRDIVRTEADRGATVFFSSHVLGQVEAVCDRVGIMRDGELIAEDSIRGLRNRVDAEAVLRIDVDGDADLDAVRALDGVSSVESDGGRLVVGCTDDAKTRVIEAVEAGGATVADFETDSASLEDIFLAYTEGDDSADEPEVTA, encoded by the coding sequence ATGGCCGCCATCGAACTGAACGGAGTGACGAAACGGTTTGAGGACGACGAGGGACTGTTCGATTCTCTCCTCCCGTCGTCCGACGCCGACGCCGTCACCGCCGTCGACAACCTCTCCTTTTCCGTCGCGGAGGGAGAGGTGTTCGGGTTCCTCGGTCCCAACGGTGCCGGAAAATCGACGACAATCAACATGCTTCTCGACTTCGTGCGCCCGACGAGCGGGTCCATCCGCGTGCTCGGACACGACGCACAGGCCGAGAGCGTGGCCGTCCGGCGTCGGACCGGCGTGCTCCCCGAGGGGTACGACGTGTACGACCGACTGACCGGGCGCGAACACGTCGAGTTCGCCATCGAGTCCAAGGAAGCCGACGACGACCCCGACGAACTGCTCTCCCGCGTCGGCCTCGACCCCGACGAGGCGGACCGCCGCGCCGGCGGCTACTCCAAGGGGATGTCCCAGCGCCTCGCGCTCGCCATGGCGCTCGCCGGGAGTCCAGACCTTCTCGTCCTCGACGAGCCCTCCTCCGGTCTCGACCCCGCCGGTGCGCGCGAGATGCGCGACATCGTCCGCACCGAGGCCGACCGCGGTGCGACGGTGTTCTTCTCCAGCCACGTCCTCGGACAGGTCGAAGCGGTCTGCGACCGCGTCGGCATCATGCGCGACGGCGAACTCATCGCCGAGGACAGTATCCGAGGTCTCCGCAACCGCGTCGACGCCGAGGCCGTCCTCCGAATCGACGTCGACGGCGACGCCGACCTCGACGCGGTCCGCGCGCTCGACGGCGTCTCGTCGGTCGAATCGGACGGTGGGCGACTCGTCGTCGGCTGTACTGACGACGCGAAGACGCGCGTCATCGAGGCCGTCGAGGCCGGCGGCGCGACCGTCGCCGACTTCGAGACCGACTCCGCGTCGCTGGAGGACATCTTCCTCGCGTACACCGAGGGCGACGACTCGGCCGACGAACCGGAGGTGACGGCATGA
- a CDS encoding ABC transporter permease: MTLESVARKDFRDALRSRWLLGLTLFFALLIGGSAALFYGVLLSGAGANSETLFGLTTAPGGLFNFSYAGMLGFVLALIALVTAHGSLIDERESGTIKLLLSLPNSRRDVVFGKLVGRTLVVIISMLVGFVVALFAMLFTGGQVMFVSYAGQVALSGLLATAFVSIGVWLSATSASQRQALFGTVGLYFIFAVLWSTVATGVPRLVNWVIEQLGLTALTAPQIVQMRLFIKYLNPLRAYETLVAELYGPAVAARLFKAGFAERLTIEPTFTESLPFYFTGPFILAILLAWIVVPPLLGYRAFEKTDL, translated from the coding sequence ATGACGCTCGAATCCGTCGCGCGCAAGGACTTCCGCGACGCCCTTCGGTCGCGGTGGCTCCTCGGGCTGACGCTGTTTTTCGCCCTCCTCATCGGCGGGTCGGCGGCGCTGTTCTACGGCGTCCTGCTCTCCGGTGCGGGCGCGAACTCCGAGACGCTGTTCGGCCTCACCACCGCCCCAGGCGGGCTGTTCAACTTCTCCTACGCGGGCATGCTCGGGTTCGTCCTCGCGCTCATCGCGCTCGTGACGGCCCACGGCTCGCTCATCGACGAGCGCGAATCGGGGACCATCAAGCTCCTGCTGTCGCTGCCGAACTCCCGGCGCGACGTGGTGTTCGGAAAGCTCGTCGGCCGCACGCTCGTCGTCATCATCTCGATGCTCGTCGGCTTCGTCGTCGCCCTCTTCGCGATGCTGTTCACCGGCGGGCAGGTCATGTTCGTCTCCTACGCGGGACAGGTCGCCCTCTCGGGGCTTCTCGCCACGGCGTTCGTCTCCATCGGTGTCTGGCTCTCGGCGACGTCGGCCTCCCAGCGACAGGCGCTGTTCGGCACCGTCGGACTGTACTTCATCTTCGCCGTCCTCTGGTCGACGGTCGCGACGGGCGTCCCGCGGCTCGTCAACTGGGTCATCGAGCAGCTCGGTCTCACCGCGCTGACCGCGCCGCAAATCGTTCAGATGCGTCTTTTCATCAAGTACCTGAACCCGCTTCGGGCCTACGAGACGCTGGTCGCGGAACTGTACGGCCCCGCCGTCGCAGCCCGCCTGTTCAAGGCCGGCTTCGCCGAGCGGCTCACCATCGAGCCGACGTTCACGGAGTCGCTTCCGTTCTACTTCACCGGGCCGTTCATCCTCGCCATCCTCCTCGCGTGGATTGTCGTCCCGCCGCTGCTCGGCTACCGGGCGTTCGAGAAGACGGACCTCTGA
- the ligA gene encoding NAD-dependent DNA ligase LigA, with translation MSDADVDAESNPYLRDPPTEFEPAESLSREAAEEQAALLREAVREHDHRYYVEADPLVSDAAYDALFSRLVALEGAFDLDTTNSPTNRVGGEPIDALETVEHVAPMLSIDQSTEADDLREFDERVRREVGDVDYVCEPKFDGLSVEVVYEDGEFVRAATRGDGRRGDDVSAQVKTIPTVPLSLRGDHPERLAVRGEIYMPKSDFSDLNARRVEAGEDAFANPRNAAAGTLRNLDPSVVADRPLAVFFYDILDASARPDSQWAALDRLREWGLRVADRIERAEDVEGAIDYRDRMQAARDDLDYEIDGTVIKVDSRDARERLGEKSRSVRWAFAYKFPARHEVTTVRDIVVQVGRTGRLTPVAILDPVDVGGVTVSRATLHNPDEIAALGVAVGDRVRVKRAGDVIPQVVEVTEDGGGSYEFPDECPVCGSAVDRDGPLAFCSGGLSCPAQREASIGHFAVKGAMDIDGLGEERVSQLVDAGLVETVADLYDLTADDLAELEGWGETSAENLVAAVENSTNPALDSFLVGLSIPEVGEATARGLAREFGAIEAFPIEADAEEDEFDAFEERLTTVPDVGETVARRVRDFFENEDNRAVIRALLDRGVDPEPVESGGDELDGLTFVVTGTLAASRGDVKDLVESHGGNVTGSVSGNTDYLVVGENPGQSKRDDAEANDVPTLTETEFEELLAERGVAYPPE, from the coding sequence ATGAGCGACGCCGACGTCGACGCCGAGTCGAACCCGTACCTCCGCGACCCGCCGACCGAGTTCGAACCCGCCGAGTCGCTCTCGCGCGAAGCGGCCGAGGAGCAGGCCGCGCTCCTCCGCGAGGCCGTCCGCGAACACGACCACCGCTACTACGTCGAGGCCGACCCGCTCGTCTCCGACGCGGCCTACGACGCGCTGTTCTCCCGCCTCGTCGCGCTCGAAGGCGCGTTCGACCTCGACACGACCAACAGCCCGACGAACCGCGTCGGCGGCGAGCCTATCGACGCGCTGGAGACGGTCGAACACGTCGCACCCATGCTCTCTATCGACCAGAGCACCGAGGCCGACGACCTCCGGGAGTTCGACGAGCGCGTCCGCCGCGAAGTCGGCGACGTCGACTACGTCTGCGAACCCAAGTTCGACGGCCTCTCGGTGGAGGTCGTCTACGAAGACGGCGAGTTCGTGCGCGCGGCCACCCGCGGCGACGGCCGACGCGGCGACGACGTGAGCGCGCAGGTGAAGACAATTCCGACCGTGCCGCTGTCGCTCCGCGGCGACCACCCCGAGCGACTCGCCGTCCGCGGCGAGATTTACATGCCGAAATCCGACTTCAGCGACCTCAACGCCCGGCGCGTCGAGGCAGGTGAGGACGCCTTCGCCAACCCCCGGAACGCGGCCGCCGGGACGCTCCGCAACCTCGACCCCTCGGTCGTCGCCGACCGACCGCTCGCGGTGTTCTTCTACGACATCCTCGACGCGAGCGCGCGACCCGACAGCCAGTGGGCGGCGCTCGACCGCCTGCGCGAGTGGGGCCTCCGCGTCGCCGACCGAATCGAGCGCGCCGAGGACGTTGAGGGGGCCATCGACTACCGCGACCGGATGCAGGCCGCCCGCGACGACCTCGACTACGAAATCGACGGGACGGTCATCAAGGTGGACTCGCGGGACGCCCGCGAGCGCTTGGGCGAAAAGAGCCGCTCGGTCCGCTGGGCGTTCGCCTACAAGTTCCCCGCGCGCCACGAGGTGACGACCGTCCGCGACATCGTCGTGCAGGTCGGACGGACGGGTCGGCTCACGCCGGTCGCCATCCTCGACCCGGTAGACGTGGGCGGCGTCACCGTCTCGCGGGCGACGCTCCACAACCCCGACGAGATAGCCGCTCTCGGCGTCGCGGTCGGCGACCGAGTCCGGGTCAAGCGCGCCGGCGACGTGATTCCGCAGGTGGTCGAAGTCACCGAAGACGGCGGCGGGAGCTACGAGTTCCCCGACGAGTGCCCGGTCTGCGGGAGCGCGGTGGACCGCGACGGCCCGCTGGCGTTCTGCTCGGGCGGGCTGTCGTGTCCGGCCCAGCGCGAGGCCTCCATCGGCCACTTCGCGGTCAAGGGCGCGATGGACATCGACGGCCTCGGCGAAGAGCGCGTCTCCCAACTCGTGGACGCCGGCCTCGTCGAGACGGTCGCCGACCTCTACGACCTGACGGCCGACGACCTCGCCGAGTTGGAGGGGTGGGGCGAGACGAGCGCCGAGAACCTCGTGGCCGCCGTCGAGAACTCGACGAATCCCGCTCTCGACTCGTTCCTCGTCGGCCTGAGCATCCCCGAAGTGGGCGAGGCGACCGCCCGCGGCCTCGCCCGCGAGTTCGGCGCAATCGAGGCGTTCCCCATCGAAGCCGACGCCGAGGAAGACGAGTTCGACGCGTTCGAAGAACGCCTGACGACGGTTCCCGACGTGGGTGAGACGGTGGCGCGTCGCGTCCGCGACTTCTTCGAGAACGAGGACAACCGCGCCGTGATTCGTGCGCTTCTCGACCGCGGCGTCGACCCCGAACCCGTCGAATCGGGCGGCGACGAACTCGACGGCCTGACGTTCGTCGTGACCGGGACGCTGGCCGCGAGCCGGGGCGACGTGAAGGACCTCGTCGAATCGCACGGCGGCAACGTCACGGGCTCCGTTTCGGGCAACACCGACTACCTCGTCGTCGGCGAGAACCCCGGCCAGTCGAAGCGCGACGACGCGGAGGCGAACGACGTGCCGACACTCACGGAAACCGAGTTCGAGGAACTGCTCGCGGAGCGCGGCGTGGCGTATCCGCCGGAATAG
- a CDS encoding cytochrome P450, which translates to MSEATQRGRERPPSPPSKPVVHHTLRYADDPLAFVTEVAREYGPVAEYDIGGISFYQLSDPELVEHVLVQENQRYIKGELFQESLGAVLGDGLLTSEGEFWRQQRHLMQPAFLPQMLQRYSEVMVEYTERMLSSWEDGETRDIHEDMMSLTVEIAAKTLFDVDIREEESAVGDALETVMDYSSTSMKRPVDVPRWVPTPRNRRYQQALDDLTEVVGRIVTEHRDDDPDTEANDIVSLLLTFRDDDGEPLPDEQIRDELVTILLAGHETTALALTYTLHLLGTNPEQAARLREELDAVLDGERPGFGDLDDLTYTEQVVKEGMRVYPPVWELIREAAEPDTVGGYRVEPGQTVSVQQWVLHRDPRFYDDPLEFRPSRWTTAFERDLPKYAYFPFGGGPRRCIGDRFAMLEARLALATIAQSWTVDPTHDLSFDPSITLRPEGSVEMVVNRR; encoded by the coding sequence ATGTCAGAAGCGACGCAACGCGGTCGAGAACGACCGCCGAGTCCTCCGTCGAAGCCCGTGGTCCACCACACCCTCCGGTACGCGGACGACCCGCTCGCGTTCGTCACCGAAGTCGCTCGCGAGTACGGTCCGGTCGCCGAGTACGACATCGGCGGCATCTCGTTTTACCAGCTGAGCGACCCCGAACTCGTCGAACACGTCCTCGTCCAGGAGAACCAGCGGTACATCAAAGGTGAACTGTTTCAGGAATCGCTCGGGGCGGTCCTCGGCGACGGCCTGCTCACGAGCGAAGGCGAGTTCTGGCGGCAGCAGCGCCACCTGATGCAGCCGGCGTTCCTCCCGCAGATGCTGCAGCGATACAGCGAGGTGATGGTCGAGTACACGGAGCGCATGCTGTCGTCGTGGGAGGACGGCGAGACGCGCGACATCCACGAGGACATGATGAGCCTCACCGTCGAAATCGCCGCGAAGACGCTGTTCGACGTGGACATCCGCGAGGAGGAGTCCGCCGTCGGCGACGCCCTCGAAACCGTCATGGACTACTCGTCGACCTCGATGAAGCGCCCGGTTGACGTTCCGCGGTGGGTCCCCACCCCGCGTAACCGCCGGTATCAGCAGGCGCTGGACGACCTCACCGAGGTCGTCGGCCGCATCGTGACGGAACACCGCGACGACGACCCCGACACAGAGGCCAACGACATCGTCTCGCTCCTGTTGACGTTCCGCGACGACGACGGCGAACCCCTGCCGGACGAGCAGATACGCGACGAACTCGTGACCATCCTCCTCGCCGGCCACGAGACCACCGCGCTGGCACTCACCTACACGCTCCACCTCCTCGGGACGAACCCCGAGCAGGCGGCGAGGCTCCGCGAGGAACTCGACGCCGTCCTCGACGGCGAGCGTCCCGGCTTCGGCGACCTCGACGACCTGACCTACACCGAGCAGGTCGTCAAGGAGGGGATGCGCGTCTATCCGCCGGTGTGGGAACTCATCCGTGAGGCCGCCGAACCCGACACAGTCGGCGGCTACCGCGTCGAACCCGGCCAGACCGTCTCGGTCCAGCAGTGGGTGCTCCACCGCGACCCGCGGTTCTACGACGACCCCCTCGAATTCCGGCCGAGTCGGTGGACGACGGCGTTCGAACGCGACCTTCCGAAGTACGCGTACTTCCCGTTCGGCGGCGGCCCGCGCCGGTGTATCGGCGACCGCTTCGCCATGCTGGAGGCGCGCCTCGCGCTGGCGACGATTGCCCAGTCGTGGACGGTCGACCCGACTCACGACCTGTCGTTCGACCCCTCGATTACCCTCCGGCCCGAGGGGTCGGTCGAGATGGTCGTGAACCGCCGGTAA
- a CDS encoding helix-turn-helix domain-containing protein translates to MKCLRAHFDADENPFGSPYDVFAVDGRHPCGELRDLRLRPDGTVVELCVLEDAPPDIEARLADHPDIVDFDAGETSDGGVVCHVHLVPDDDVRRLLELVDEHDLLLDTPIRLTRDGVVVNVLGSHAQLTDAVASLPDSLTDAFCVDGLSDYEPVRSGVRADLTARQREVLDTAVERGYYDIPRRVSVEELAAELDCSQSTVSEHLRKVESRVMNRLG, encoded by the coding sequence ATGAAGTGTCTCCGGGCCCACTTCGACGCCGACGAGAACCCGTTCGGGAGCCCGTACGACGTGTTCGCGGTCGACGGCCGTCACCCGTGCGGGGAGCTTCGCGACCTGCGGCTCCGGCCCGACGGAACCGTGGTCGAACTCTGCGTCCTCGAGGACGCGCCGCCGGACATCGAGGCGCGGCTGGCCGACCACCCCGATATCGTCGATTTCGACGCGGGCGAAACTTCCGACGGCGGCGTCGTCTGCCACGTCCACCTCGTACCCGACGACGACGTGCGCCGGCTGCTCGAACTCGTGGACGAACACGACCTGCTTCTCGACACGCCGATTCGGCTCACCCGCGACGGCGTCGTCGTCAACGTCCTCGGGAGCCACGCGCAACTCACGGACGCGGTCGCGTCGCTCCCCGACTCGCTCACCGACGCGTTCTGCGTGGACGGCCTCTCGGACTACGAACCGGTTCGCAGCGGCGTCCGCGCTGACCTCACCGCCCGCCAGCGCGAAGTGCTCGACACCGCCGTCGAGCGCGGCTACTACGACATCCCGCGGCGGGTGTCGGTCGAGGAACTCGCCGCCGAACTCGACTGCTCACAGAGCACCGTCTCGGAACACCTCCGAAAAGTCGAATCGCGCGTGATGAACCGCCTCGGATGA
- a CDS encoding O-acetylhomoserine aminocarboxypropyltransferase/cysteine synthase family protein — MNRGFRTLGLHAGQDPDPATGARAPPLYQTTSYVFDDADHAADLYALEADGDVYSRISNPTTRILERRLAALESGVDAVATASGMGALDALTTVLASVGDNVVLSEDMYGGTASYFSKTAVRRGIESRTVETLDVDAYEAAIDDDTAFVHVETVANPSLKTPDFEAIAEVAHEHRVPLVVDNTFATPALCRPIEHGADIVWESTTKWLHGSGTTVGGVVVDGGTFPWDAADYDELSGENPAFGVDFVERFGERAFAEAVRQRAVRSTGSCQSPFDAWQTLQGVETLALRMRAHCDNARRVAEFLRDRDGVAWVTYPGFEDHETHDLATEYLQGGYAGMVTFGLDGEDDEAAYGAAKTVCESVDLVSFLANIGDAKTLLIHPASTTHAQLSMDEQRAAGVAPDMLRLSVGIEDADDIIADLDQAIEHALRQQTDGGSEER; from the coding sequence ATGAACCGAGGCTTCCGCACACTCGGCCTCCACGCCGGACAGGACCCGGACCCGGCGACAGGGGCCCGCGCCCCGCCACTCTATCAGACCACGTCGTACGTCTTCGACGACGCGGACCACGCCGCGGACCTGTACGCTCTCGAAGCCGACGGCGACGTCTACTCCCGCATCTCCAACCCGACGACCCGCATCCTCGAACGCCGCCTCGCCGCCCTCGAATCGGGCGTCGACGCGGTCGCCACCGCGTCGGGGATGGGTGCCCTCGACGCGCTCACGACCGTCCTCGCGTCGGTCGGCGACAACGTCGTCCTCTCGGAGGACATGTACGGCGGCACGGCCTCGTACTTCTCGAAGACCGCCGTCAGGCGCGGCATCGAATCCCGGACTGTCGAGACGCTCGACGTGGACGCCTACGAGGCGGCCATCGACGACGACACCGCCTTCGTTCACGTCGAGACGGTTGCGAACCCCTCGCTGAAGACGCCCGATTTCGAGGCCATCGCGGAGGTCGCCCACGAGCACCGCGTCCCGCTCGTCGTGGACAACACGTTCGCCACGCCCGCGCTCTGCCGCCCTATCGAACACGGCGCGGACATCGTCTGGGAGTCGACGACGAAGTGGCTCCACGGCTCCGGCACGACCGTCGGCGGCGTCGTCGTCGACGGCGGCACCTTCCCGTGGGACGCGGCGGACTACGACGAACTGTCCGGCGAGAACCCCGCGTTCGGCGTCGACTTCGTCGAGCGGTTCGGCGAGCGCGCCTTCGCCGAGGCGGTCCGCCAGCGCGCCGTCAGGAGTACCGGTAGTTGCCAGTCGCCGTTCGACGCGTGGCAGACGCTTCAGGGCGTCGAGACGCTCGCGCTTCGGATGCGCGCCCACTGCGACAACGCCCGCCGCGTCGCCGAGTTCCTCCGCGACCGCGACGGCGTCGCGTGGGTCACCTACCCCGGCTTCGAGGACCACGAGACCCACGACCTCGCGACCGAGTACCTGCAGGGCGGCTACGCCGGGATGGTCACCTTCGGCCTCGACGGCGAGGACGACGAGGCGGCCTACGGAGCCGCCAAGACCGTCTGCGAGTCGGTCGACCTCGTGAGCTTCCTCGCCAACATCGGCGACGCGAAGACGCTGCTCATCCATCCCGCCTCGACCACGCACGCCCAGCTCTCGATGGACGAACAGCGCGCCGCGGGCGTCGCGCCCGACATGCTCCGGCTGTCAGTCGGCATCGAGGACGCCGACGACATCATCGCCGACCTCGACCAGGCAATCGAACACGCCCTGCGTCAGCAGACGGACGGGGGTTCGGAGGAGCGATGA
- the metX gene encoding homoserine O-acetyltransferase, with product MSRTRTTPGRRVESDVVDIGEHEFESGEILPDLKVAYEAYGEFDGQNAVLVCHGLTGSQHVAGHGTESGVSGQARAWWGDIVGPGKAIDTNDYYVICVNVPGSCYGTSGPASDGPDGEPWGTDFPPVTVHDWTRAQRRLLDHLGVGRLHAVVGGSVGGMNALDWAVQFPDDVERLAVVASAARLDSQCLGIDAVARRAITSDPNWNGGDYYGEDQPSPDAGLGLARQLGHLMYLSKDSMERKFGRRSAGRGDRGDAFPSDPAASFFPYREVESYLDYQAEKFAERFDANAYLYLTRAMDDFDLSEGYESDAAALAAFEGESLLVSFTGDWHFTTEQSESLAGAFRRVDVPVAHHVVESDHGHDAFLVEPEKVGPPLGDFVDEGVAGRAVTDTAPDGGEPEEDEDFAPVHSSLFSR from the coding sequence ATGAGCCGAACCCGAACCACGCCCGGCCGCCGGGTCGAATCCGACGTCGTCGACATCGGCGAACACGAGTTCGAGTCGGGCGAGATACTGCCCGACCTGAAAGTCGCCTACGAGGCCTACGGCGAGTTCGACGGGCAGAACGCGGTCCTCGTCTGTCACGGTCTCACCGGGAGCCAGCACGTCGCCGGCCACGGCACCGAGTCGGGCGTCTCCGGGCAGGCCCGCGCGTGGTGGGGCGACATCGTCGGGCCGGGCAAGGCCATCGACACGAACGACTACTACGTCATCTGCGTGAACGTCCCGGGGTCGTGTTACGGCACGAGCGGCCCGGCCAGCGATGGACCGGACGGCGAACCGTGGGGGACCGACTTCCCGCCGGTCACCGTCCACGACTGGACCCGCGCCCAGCGCCGCCTGCTCGACCACCTCGGGGTCGGTCGCCTGCACGCCGTCGTCGGCGGTTCCGTCGGCGGCATGAACGCCCTCGACTGGGCCGTGCAGTTCCCCGACGACGTGGAGCGCCTCGCGGTCGTCGCGTCCGCGGCCCGCCTCGATTCGCAGTGTCTCGGTATCGACGCCGTCGCCCGGCGCGCCATCACCTCGGACCCGAACTGGAACGGCGGCGACTACTACGGCGAGGACCAGCCCTCGCCCGACGCGGGCCTCGGACTTGCCCGCCAACTCGGCCATCTGATGTACCTCTCCAAAGACTCGATGGAGCGCAAGTTCGGCCGGCGCTCCGCGGGCCGCGGCGACCGCGGCGACGCTTTCCCCTCGGACCCCGCGGCGTCCTTCTTCCCGTACCGCGAGGTCGAGTCCTACCTCGACTACCAGGCCGAGAAGTTCGCCGAGCGGTTCGACGCCAACGCGTATCTGTACCTCACGCGCGCCATGGACGACTTCGACCTCTCGGAGGGCTACGAGTCCGACGCGGCCGCGCTCGCCGCCTTCGAGGGCGAGTCGCTCCTCGTCTCCTTTACCGGCGACTGGCACTTCACGACCGAACAGTCCGAGTCGCTCGCGGGCGCGTTCCGCCGCGTCGACGTGCCGGTCGCCCACCACGTCGTCGAGTCCGACCACGGCCACGACGCTTTCCTCGTCGAACCCGAGAAGGTCGGGCCGCCGCTCGGCGACTTCGTCGACGAGGGCGTCGCGGGCCGCGCCGTGACCGACACCGCGCCCGACGGCGGCGAACCCGAGGAGGACGAGGACTTCGCCCCGGTCCACTCCTCGCTGTTCTCGCGCTGA
- a CDS encoding O-acetylhomoserine aminocarboxypropyltransferase/cysteine synthase family protein has protein sequence MSDDDSPGFHTRSLHAGQSPDSATGARAPPLYQTTSYVFEDAADAAAQFALEKPGHIYSRLMNPTVGMLQERLASLEGGVGAVATSSGMAAFDLATFLLASAGDNIVSASSLYGGTYTYLTHTVERRGVTTRFVDTLDVDAYEEAIDDDTAFVHLETIGNPALVTPDIEAIAEVAHDHGTPLFVDNTFATPYLCNPIEHGADLVWQSTTKWIHGAGTTIGGILVDGGTFPWDEYADDYPEIAKPNPAYHGVNFDETFGPAGFTYAAIARGLRDLGNAQSPFDAWQTLEKLESLPLRMRAHCENAQAIAEFLDDHEKVSWVNYPGLESHETHEEASKYLDGGYGGMITFGLTDGYEAAKGTVNNVELASLLANVGDAKTLVIHPSSTTHQQLTEDEQAAAGVTPDMVRLSVGIEDVDDIIDDLDQAIRAASN, from the coding sequence ATGAGCGACGACGACAGTCCGGGTTTCCACACTCGGAGCCTCCACGCCGGACAGAGCCCCGACTCCGCGACGGGCGCGCGCGCCCCGCCGCTGTACCAGACCACCTCGTACGTCTTCGAGGATGCCGCCGACGCGGCCGCGCAGTTCGCCCTCGAAAAGCCGGGCCACATCTACTCGCGGCTGATGAACCCGACCGTCGGGATGCTGCAGGAGCGCCTCGCCTCGCTCGAAGGCGGTGTGGGTGCGGTCGCCACGTCCTCCGGGATGGCCGCGTTCGACCTCGCGACCTTCCTGCTCGCGTCCGCCGGTGACAACATCGTCTCCGCGTCGTCGCTGTACGGCGGGACCTACACCTACCTCACCCACACCGTCGAGCGCCGCGGCGTCACGACCCGGTTCGTGGACACCCTCGACGTGGACGCCTACGAGGAGGCCATCGACGACGACACCGCGTTCGTCCACCTCGAAACCATCGGCAACCCGGCGCTCGTGACGCCCGACATCGAGGCCATCGCGGAGGTTGCCCACGACCACGGGACGCCGCTGTTCGTGGACAACACGTTCGCCACGCCGTATCTCTGTAACCCCATCGAGCACGGCGCGGACCTCGTCTGGCAGTCCACGACGAAGTGGATTCACGGGGCCGGCACGACCATCGGCGGCATCCTCGTCGACGGCGGCACCTTCCCGTGGGACGAGTACGCCGACGACTACCCCGAAATCGCGAAGCCGAACCCGGCGTACCACGGCGTCAACTTCGACGAGACGTTTGGCCCCGCCGGCTTCACCTACGCCGCCATCGCCCGCGGCCTGCGCGACCTCGGTAACGCCCAGTCGCCGTTTGACGCGTGGCAGACGCTCGAAAAGCTCGAATCGCTCCCGCTTCGGATGCGTGCCCACTGCGAGAACGCACAGGCCATCGCGGAGTTCTTAGACGACCACGAGAAGGTGTCGTGGGTGAACTACCCCGGTCTCGAATCCCACGAGACCCACGAAGAGGCGTCGAAGTATCTCGACGGCGGCTACGGCGGCATGATTACCTTCGGCCTCACCGACGGCTACGAGGCCGCCAAGGGCACCGTCAACAACGTCGAACTCGCGTCGCTCCTCGCCAACGTCGGCGACGCGAAGACGCTCGTCATCCACCCGTCGTCCACGACGCACCAGCAACTCACCGAGGACGAGCAGGCCGCCGCGGGCGTCACGCCCGACATGGTCCGCCTGTCGGTCGGCATCGAGGACGTCGACGACATCATCGACGACCTCGACCAGGCCATTCGCGCCGCGTCGAACTGA